The Mercurialis annua linkage group LG8, ddMerAnnu1.2, whole genome shotgun sequence genome window below encodes:
- the LOC126660815 gene encoding zinc finger A20 and AN1 domain-containing stress-associated protein 8-like — MEHDEAGCQVPPEAPRLCVNGCGFFGSASTMNLCSKCLKDYVLKQEKAKLALSSAACIMEGSSINIGNEPVAVVDFEASSAETIVSSVVPVSESALNTYSSTMVKAGPNRCNSCRKRVGLTGFNCRCGSTFCSVHRYSDAHGCTYNYQAAGKEAIAKANPVVKAAKLDKI, encoded by the coding sequence ATGGAGCATGATGAGGCAGGATGTCAAGTTCCTCCTGAGGCCCCAAGGCTGTGTGTCAACGGTTGTGGATTCTTCGGAAGTGCATCTACAATGAACCTGTGTTCCAAGTGCCTCAAGGACTATGTATTAAAGCAAGAAAAGGCTAAACTTGCTTTGTCATCAGCTGCATGTATCATGGAAGGAAGCTCTATCAATATCGGGAATGAGCCTGTGGCTGTTGTTGATTTTGAGGCTAGTTCCGCAGAGACTATTGTCAGCTCAGTAGTGCCAGTTTCAGAATCAGCCCTGAACACATATAGTAGCACAATGGTGAAAGCAGGTCCTAATAGGTGCAACAGTTGCCGTAAGCGTGTTGGTTTAACTGGCTTCAATTGTCGTTGCGGGAGCACATTTTGTTCTGTCCATCGCTACTCAGATGCACATGGCTGCACTTATAATTATCAAGCTGCTGGCAAGGAAGCTATCGCTAAGGCCAATCCAGTTGTCAAGGCTGCAAAGCTTGATAAAATCTGA
- the LOC126660607 gene encoding ABC transporter B family member 9-like isoform X1, with product MEESREALLIKQVDEGQKGRGEGKEEKQELANFFILFIFADRVDIFLMIIGTICAIAHGISGPLMTLIFSQLINSFGNAHTSTTTDLSKIVINYVYLAVGSGIASFLNSSCWMITGERQSVRIRGLYLKSILRQEIGFFDTEMRTGEVIERMFSNNILIRDTISEMVGKLIQLVSTFIGGFVIAFVKGWHLALVLLVSVPVMMFNYRFLTVTVSKLVLCQIGARMQAGNIVEQTIGAIRMVASFTGEKHAIAKYNEKLKIVYEASTRQGLALGLGVGTIFAVLFGSYGFASWYGSKLIMHNDYNGGQVIGIIIATTSAAMALAQASSFMRKFSAGKAAAHKMFETIKRESKIDPSSITGMVLQDIKGEIEFKDVYFKYPSRPDVEIFSGLSLHVGTKTTLAIVGESGSGKSTVISLIERFYDPDSGEILVDGFNLNNLKISWLREQIGLVSQEPILFATSIKENIAYGKENATDEDIRSAIELANAAEFVDKLPKGLGTIVGERGCQLSGGQKQRIAIARAIVKNPKILLLDEPTSALDTRSEHIIQEALIKVMSNRTTIVVAHRLTTIKNADEIAVFSLGKILEKGTHEELIQNKEGAYSQLVRLQHVEDPNSHAKILEEASDCTNGVSSSDFFIPKTSNMHDTEDDDERISTNKINKKPTKVSLKRLAYLSKPELPALLLGSIGAIIYGIAFPVFGFLNAKSIVMFYEPPKMMQKDSIVWAVLFMILGVITLVGSLLQNYFLGIAGGKLIERISSMSFGKVVNQEISWFDDPANSSGAVSARLSTNATTIEAIIGEAFASAIRNIATILAALFIAFTANWILAFVVIAVSPLLFFQGYVNFKYMNGFSSEEKDTYEQASKVAHEAVSNMRTIASFCAEKKVTDLYEKKCRGPKEQGVRNGFLRGSSYGFSFFILYCTEAFCFYIGFILVQHGKATFEDVFKVFLSLSVAIGTVADSNGMSLDISRAMEAIASAFSTIDGTPKIDSSSDQGVTPLHIDGNIDFHSVNFTYSTRPDIQIFKNLSFSIPAKKVVAIVGESGSGKSTIINLIERFYDPDSGYIYFDGLDIKGLNVNWLRQQIGLVSQEAVVFNESIRTNIAYGKQEHVSEEEIIEAANAANAHKFISSLPEGYNTCVGEKGVQLSGGQKQRIAIARAILKKPKILLLDEATSALDAESEHAVQVALQNVMVDKTTIVVSHRLAFIRKSDIIFVLKNGVLVEQGSHDVLMNLPNGSYASLVAYSLSK from the exons ATGGAAGAAAGTAGAGAAGCATTATTGATAAAACAAGTCGATGAAGGCCAAAAAGGGAGAGGTGAAGGGAAGGAAGAAAAACAAGAACTGGCAAATTTCTTCATTCTATTCATTTTTGCAGATAGAGTTGACATATTTTTGATGATCATCGGCACAATATGCGCCATTGCTCATGGAATTTCTGGTCCGTTAATGACTTTAATTTTTAGTCAGCTTATTAACTCGTTTGGTAATGCTCACACATCAACTACCACTGACCTTTCAAAG ATAGTAATAAATTATGTGTACTTGGCTGTTGGCTCAGGCATCGCTTCTTTTCTAA ATTCATCATGTTGGATGATTACTGGAGAAAGACAATCGGTGCGTATTCGAGGGTTGTACTTGAAATCAATCTTAAGACAAGAAATTGGTTTCTTCGATACCGAAATGAGAACTGGAGAGGTGATTGAGAGGATGTTTAGTAACAACATTCTCATTAGAGATACCATCTCTGAAATG GTTGGCAAGTTAATACAACTAGTATCTACCTTTATTGGCGGCTTTGTTATTGCTTTTGTGAAAGGATGGCACCTTGCACTAGTTCTGCTTGTTTCTGTTCCTGTAATGATGTTTAATTATCGGTTCCTTACAGTTACGGTTTCAAAGTTGGTTCTATGCCAGATAGGCGCTCGCATGCAAGCTGGAAATATTGTTGAACAAACCATTGGAGCCATTAGAATG GTTGCATCTTTCACAGGGGAGAAGCATGCTATTGCAAAATACAACGAAAAGCTGAAAATTGTATATGAAGCTAGTACTCGACAAGGATTGGCATTAGGATTAGGAGTTGGTACAATATTTGCTGTTCTATTTGGGTCTTATGGATTTGCATCTTGGTACGGATCCAAATTGATCATGCACAATGATTATAATGGTGGACAAGTGATCGGTATAATTATAGCAACAACCAGTGCTGCAAT GGCACTGGCTCAAGCTTCATCTTTCATGAGAAAGTTCTCGGCAGGCAAAGCTGCAGCTCATAAGATGTTTGAAACCATCAAACGCGAGTCGAAAATTGACCCTTCTAGTATTACTGGGATGGTATTACAAGATATTAAAGGAGAAATTGAGTTTAAAGATGTGTATTTCAAGTACCCATCTAGACCTGATGTTGAGATATTTAGTGGACTTTCACTACATGTTGGAACAAAAACAACACTAGCCATTGTAGGAGAAAGTGGAAGTGGGAAATCAACGGTCATTAGTCTGATTGAGAGGTTCTATGATCCTGATTCTGGTGAAATACTTGTGGATGGCTTTAACTTGAACAATCTGAAGATCAGTTGGTTAAGAGAGCAGATTGGTCTAGTCAGTCAAGAACCTATTCTCTTTGCAACTAGTATTAAGGAGAACATAGCATATGGTAAAGAAAATGCAACAGATGAGGATATTAGATCTGCTATTGAGCTTGCTAATGCTGCTGAATTCGTTGACAAACTGCCTAAG GGGCTTGGCACCATAGTAGGGGAACGTGGTTGTCAACTATCAGGCGGACAAAAGCAAAGGATTGCAATTGCAAGGGCTATAgtgaaaaatccaaaaattctACTTCTTGATGAACCCACTAGTGCATTGGATACGAGATCTGAACATATAATCCAAGAGGCTCTCATTAAAGTCATGTCTAACAGAACAACCATAGTGGTAGCACATCGTTTAACCACTATCAAGAATGCTGATGAGATTGCTGTTTTCTCTTTGGGCAAAATTCTGGAGAAAG GAACACATGAAGAGCTCATACAAAATAAGGAAGGTGCTTATTCCCAACTAGTTCGCCTCCAACACGTTGAGGACCCTAATTCTCATGCCAAAATTTTAGAAGAAGCTAGTGATTGTACCAATGGAGTTTCATCCTCTGACTTTTTCATTCCTAAAACCAGTAACATGCATGATACTGAAGATGATGATGAGAGGATTAGcactaataaaataaacaagaaGCCTACCAAAGTTTCTCTTAAAAGGCTTGCCTACCTGAGCAAGCCAGAGTTGCCTGCTTTATTGCTCGGAAGTATAGGTGCCATTATATATGGCATAGCTTTCCCAGTTTTTGGCTTTTTAAATGCAAAATCGATCGTAATGTTTTATGAACCTCCAAAGATGATGCAAAAGGATTCTATTGTTTGGGCTGTGTTGTTTATGATTCTTGGAGTCATAACTCTTGTAGGTTCACTGCTTCAAAATTACTTCCTTGGTATTGCTGGGGGTAAATTGATTGAACGAATATCTTCCATGTCATTTGGAAAGGTTGTGAACCAAGAAATTAGCTGGTTTGATGACCCTGCCAATTCCAG TGGTGCAGTGAGTGCAAGATTATCAACCAATGCGACCACAATTGAAGCTATTATCGGTGAAGCCTTTGCCTCTGCCATCAGAAACATTGCAACAATCCTAGCAGCACTATTTATAGCATTTACAGCTAATTGGATTTTGGCATTTGTAGTTATTGCTGTCTCACCCTTGCTATTTTTCCAAGGCTATGTTAATTTCAAGTATATGAACGGTTTTAGTAGTGAAGAAAAG GATACATATGAACAAGCAAGTAAAGTGGCACATGAAGCTGTCAGCAATATGAGAACAATTGCATCATTTTGTGCAGAAAAGAAGGTGACAGATTTGTATGAAAAGAAATGCAGAGGTCCTAAGGAACAAGGTGTTCGAAACGGATTTCTCAGGGGTAGTAGTTATGGTTTCTCATTCTTTATACTTTATTGCACAGAAGCTTTTTGTTTTTACATTGGATTTATTCTTGTGCAACATGGCAAGGCAACATTTGAGGATGTTTTTAAG GTTTTCCTTTCATTATCTGTAGCAATAGGTACAGTTGCTGACAGCAACGGAATGTCTCTGGATATCAGTAGAGCTATGGAAGCTATAGCGTCGGCATTCTCCACCATTGACGGAACACCAAAAATTGACTCTTCCAGTGATCAAGGTGTAACACCTTTGCACATAGATGGAAATATTGATTTTCACAGTGTCAATTTCACATACTCAACACGACCAgatatccaaattttcaaaaatctaTCCTTCAGTATTCCTGCAAAGAAG GTTGTTGCTATAGTTGGGGAGAGTGGCAGTGGGAAATCAACAATAATCAACCTGATAGAAAGATTTTACGATCCCGATTCTGGGTACATATATTTTGATGGTTTAGACATCAAGGGCTTGAATGTAAACTGGCTCAGACAACAAATAGGATTAGTAAGCCAAGAAGCTGTAGTTTTCAACGAAAGCATTCGAACAAACATAGCATACGGTAAGCAAGAGCACGTAAGTGAGGAAGAGATAATCGAAGCAGCAAACGCAGCAAATGCACACAAATTTATTAGCTCATTACCAGAGGGATATAATACCTGTGTAGGTGAAAAAGGGGTTCAGTTGTCTGGTGGGCAGAAACAAAGAATTGCCATAGCAAGAGCAATACTGAAGAAGCCGAAAATTCTTTTACTCGATGAGGCAACGAGCGCACTCGACGCTGAGTCGGAGCATGCGGTTCAAGTTGCATTGCAAAATGTTATGGTAGATAAAACAACAATTGTCGTTTCTCATCGGCTTGCATTTATTCGAAAGTCTGATATTATTTTTGTGCTTAAGAATGGCGTTTTGGTTGAACAAGGGAGTCATGATGTACTCATGAACTTGCCTAATGGTTCTTATGCGTCTTTAGTTGCTTACTCTTTGTCAAAATAa
- the LOC126660607 gene encoding ABC transporter B family member 9-like isoform X2, translating to MEESREALLIKQVDEGQKGRGEGKEEKQELANFFILFIFADRVDIFLMIIGTICAIAHGISGPLMTLIFSQLINSFGNAHTSTTTDLSKIVINYVYLAVGSGIASFLNSSCWMITGERQSVRIRGLYLKSILRQEIGFFDTEMRTGEVIERMFSNNILIRDTISEMVGKLIQLVSTFIGGFVIAFVKGWHLALVLLVSVPVMMFNYRFLTVTVSKLVLCQIGARMQAGNIVEQTIGAIRMVASFTGEKHAIAKYNEKLKIVYEASTRQGLALGLGVGTIFAVLFGSYGFASWYGSKLIMHNDYNGGQVIGIIIATTSAAMALAQASSFMRKFSAGKAAAHKMFETIKRESKIDPSSITGMVLQDIKGEIEFKDVYFKYPSRPDVEIFSGLSLHVGTKTTLAIVGESGSGKSTVISLIERFYDPDSGEILVDGFNLNNLKISWLREQIGLVSQEPILFATSIKENIAYGKENATDEDIRSAIELANAAEFVDKLPKGLGTIVGERGCQLSGGQKQRIAIARAIVKNPKILLLDEPTSALDTRSEHIIQEALIKVMSNRTTIVVAHRLTTIKNADEIAVFSLGKILEKGTHEELIQNKEGAYSQLVRLQHVEDPNSHAKILEEASDCTNGVSSSDFFIPKTSNMHDTEDDDERISTNKINKKPTKVSLKRLAYLSKPELPALLLGSIGAIIYGIAFPVFGFLNAKSIVMFYEPPKMMQKDSIVWAVLFMILGVITLVGSLLQNYFLGIAGGKLIERISSMSFGKVVNQEISWFDDPANSSGAVSARLSTNATTIEAIIGEAFASAIRNIATILAALFIAFTANWILAFVVIAVSPLLFFQGYVNFKYMNGFSSEEKDTYEQASKVAHEAVSNMRTIASFCAEKKVTDLYEKKCRGPKEQGVRNGFLRAIGTVADSNGMSLDISRAMEAIASAFSTIDGTPKIDSSSDQGVTPLHIDGNIDFHSVNFTYSTRPDIQIFKNLSFSIPAKKVVAIVGESGSGKSTIINLIERFYDPDSGYIYFDGLDIKGLNVNWLRQQIGLVSQEAVVFNESIRTNIAYGKQEHVSEEEIIEAANAANAHKFISSLPEGYNTCVGEKGVQLSGGQKQRIAIARAILKKPKILLLDEATSALDAESEHAVQVALQNVMVDKTTIVVSHRLAFIRKSDIIFVLKNGVLVEQGSHDVLMNLPNGSYASLVAYSLSK from the exons ATGGAAGAAAGTAGAGAAGCATTATTGATAAAACAAGTCGATGAAGGCCAAAAAGGGAGAGGTGAAGGGAAGGAAGAAAAACAAGAACTGGCAAATTTCTTCATTCTATTCATTTTTGCAGATAGAGTTGACATATTTTTGATGATCATCGGCACAATATGCGCCATTGCTCATGGAATTTCTGGTCCGTTAATGACTTTAATTTTTAGTCAGCTTATTAACTCGTTTGGTAATGCTCACACATCAACTACCACTGACCTTTCAAAG ATAGTAATAAATTATGTGTACTTGGCTGTTGGCTCAGGCATCGCTTCTTTTCTAA ATTCATCATGTTGGATGATTACTGGAGAAAGACAATCGGTGCGTATTCGAGGGTTGTACTTGAAATCAATCTTAAGACAAGAAATTGGTTTCTTCGATACCGAAATGAGAACTGGAGAGGTGATTGAGAGGATGTTTAGTAACAACATTCTCATTAGAGATACCATCTCTGAAATG GTTGGCAAGTTAATACAACTAGTATCTACCTTTATTGGCGGCTTTGTTATTGCTTTTGTGAAAGGATGGCACCTTGCACTAGTTCTGCTTGTTTCTGTTCCTGTAATGATGTTTAATTATCGGTTCCTTACAGTTACGGTTTCAAAGTTGGTTCTATGCCAGATAGGCGCTCGCATGCAAGCTGGAAATATTGTTGAACAAACCATTGGAGCCATTAGAATG GTTGCATCTTTCACAGGGGAGAAGCATGCTATTGCAAAATACAACGAAAAGCTGAAAATTGTATATGAAGCTAGTACTCGACAAGGATTGGCATTAGGATTAGGAGTTGGTACAATATTTGCTGTTCTATTTGGGTCTTATGGATTTGCATCTTGGTACGGATCCAAATTGATCATGCACAATGATTATAATGGTGGACAAGTGATCGGTATAATTATAGCAACAACCAGTGCTGCAAT GGCACTGGCTCAAGCTTCATCTTTCATGAGAAAGTTCTCGGCAGGCAAAGCTGCAGCTCATAAGATGTTTGAAACCATCAAACGCGAGTCGAAAATTGACCCTTCTAGTATTACTGGGATGGTATTACAAGATATTAAAGGAGAAATTGAGTTTAAAGATGTGTATTTCAAGTACCCATCTAGACCTGATGTTGAGATATTTAGTGGACTTTCACTACATGTTGGAACAAAAACAACACTAGCCATTGTAGGAGAAAGTGGAAGTGGGAAATCAACGGTCATTAGTCTGATTGAGAGGTTCTATGATCCTGATTCTGGTGAAATACTTGTGGATGGCTTTAACTTGAACAATCTGAAGATCAGTTGGTTAAGAGAGCAGATTGGTCTAGTCAGTCAAGAACCTATTCTCTTTGCAACTAGTATTAAGGAGAACATAGCATATGGTAAAGAAAATGCAACAGATGAGGATATTAGATCTGCTATTGAGCTTGCTAATGCTGCTGAATTCGTTGACAAACTGCCTAAG GGGCTTGGCACCATAGTAGGGGAACGTGGTTGTCAACTATCAGGCGGACAAAAGCAAAGGATTGCAATTGCAAGGGCTATAgtgaaaaatccaaaaattctACTTCTTGATGAACCCACTAGTGCATTGGATACGAGATCTGAACATATAATCCAAGAGGCTCTCATTAAAGTCATGTCTAACAGAACAACCATAGTGGTAGCACATCGTTTAACCACTATCAAGAATGCTGATGAGATTGCTGTTTTCTCTTTGGGCAAAATTCTGGAGAAAG GAACACATGAAGAGCTCATACAAAATAAGGAAGGTGCTTATTCCCAACTAGTTCGCCTCCAACACGTTGAGGACCCTAATTCTCATGCCAAAATTTTAGAAGAAGCTAGTGATTGTACCAATGGAGTTTCATCCTCTGACTTTTTCATTCCTAAAACCAGTAACATGCATGATACTGAAGATGATGATGAGAGGATTAGcactaataaaataaacaagaaGCCTACCAAAGTTTCTCTTAAAAGGCTTGCCTACCTGAGCAAGCCAGAGTTGCCTGCTTTATTGCTCGGAAGTATAGGTGCCATTATATATGGCATAGCTTTCCCAGTTTTTGGCTTTTTAAATGCAAAATCGATCGTAATGTTTTATGAACCTCCAAAGATGATGCAAAAGGATTCTATTGTTTGGGCTGTGTTGTTTATGATTCTTGGAGTCATAACTCTTGTAGGTTCACTGCTTCAAAATTACTTCCTTGGTATTGCTGGGGGTAAATTGATTGAACGAATATCTTCCATGTCATTTGGAAAGGTTGTGAACCAAGAAATTAGCTGGTTTGATGACCCTGCCAATTCCAG TGGTGCAGTGAGTGCAAGATTATCAACCAATGCGACCACAATTGAAGCTATTATCGGTGAAGCCTTTGCCTCTGCCATCAGAAACATTGCAACAATCCTAGCAGCACTATTTATAGCATTTACAGCTAATTGGATTTTGGCATTTGTAGTTATTGCTGTCTCACCCTTGCTATTTTTCCAAGGCTATGTTAATTTCAAGTATATGAACGGTTTTAGTAGTGAAGAAAAG GATACATATGAACAAGCAAGTAAAGTGGCACATGAAGCTGTCAGCAATATGAGAACAATTGCATCATTTTGTGCAGAAAAGAAGGTGACAGATTTGTATGAAAAGAAATGCAGAGGTCCTAAGGAACAAGGTGTTCGAAACGGATTTCTCAGGG CAATAGGTACAGTTGCTGACAGCAACGGAATGTCTCTGGATATCAGTAGAGCTATGGAAGCTATAGCGTCGGCATTCTCCACCATTGACGGAACACCAAAAATTGACTCTTCCAGTGATCAAGGTGTAACACCTTTGCACATAGATGGAAATATTGATTTTCACAGTGTCAATTTCACATACTCAACACGACCAgatatccaaattttcaaaaatctaTCCTTCAGTATTCCTGCAAAGAAG GTTGTTGCTATAGTTGGGGAGAGTGGCAGTGGGAAATCAACAATAATCAACCTGATAGAAAGATTTTACGATCCCGATTCTGGGTACATATATTTTGATGGTTTAGACATCAAGGGCTTGAATGTAAACTGGCTCAGACAACAAATAGGATTAGTAAGCCAAGAAGCTGTAGTTTTCAACGAAAGCATTCGAACAAACATAGCATACGGTAAGCAAGAGCACGTAAGTGAGGAAGAGATAATCGAAGCAGCAAACGCAGCAAATGCACACAAATTTATTAGCTCATTACCAGAGGGATATAATACCTGTGTAGGTGAAAAAGGGGTTCAGTTGTCTGGTGGGCAGAAACAAAGAATTGCCATAGCAAGAGCAATACTGAAGAAGCCGAAAATTCTTTTACTCGATGAGGCAACGAGCGCACTCGACGCTGAGTCGGAGCATGCGGTTCAAGTTGCATTGCAAAATGTTATGGTAGATAAAACAACAATTGTCGTTTCTCATCGGCTTGCATTTATTCGAAAGTCTGATATTATTTTTGTGCTTAAGAATGGCGTTTTGGTTGAACAAGGGAGTCATGATGTACTCATGAACTTGCCTAATGGTTCTTATGCGTCTTTAGTTGCTTACTCTTTGTCAAAATAa
- the LOC126660607 gene encoding ABC transporter B family member 9-like isoform X3: protein MQAGNIVEQTIGAIRMVASFTGEKHAIAKYNEKLKIVYEASTRQGLALGLGVGTIFAVLFGSYGFASWYGSKLIMHNDYNGGQVIGIIIATTSAAMALAQASSFMRKFSAGKAAAHKMFETIKRESKIDPSSITGMVLQDIKGEIEFKDVYFKYPSRPDVEIFSGLSLHVGTKTTLAIVGESGSGKSTVISLIERFYDPDSGEILVDGFNLNNLKISWLREQIGLVSQEPILFATSIKENIAYGKENATDEDIRSAIELANAAEFVDKLPKGLGTIVGERGCQLSGGQKQRIAIARAIVKNPKILLLDEPTSALDTRSEHIIQEALIKVMSNRTTIVVAHRLTTIKNADEIAVFSLGKILEKGTHEELIQNKEGAYSQLVRLQHVEDPNSHAKILEEASDCTNGVSSSDFFIPKTSNMHDTEDDDERISTNKINKKPTKVSLKRLAYLSKPELPALLLGSIGAIIYGIAFPVFGFLNAKSIVMFYEPPKMMQKDSIVWAVLFMILGVITLVGSLLQNYFLGIAGGKLIERISSMSFGKVVNQEISWFDDPANSSGAVSARLSTNATTIEAIIGEAFASAIRNIATILAALFIAFTANWILAFVVIAVSPLLFFQGYVNFKYMNGFSSEEKDTYEQASKVAHEAVSNMRTIASFCAEKKVTDLYEKKCRGPKEQGVRNGFLRGSSYGFSFFILYCTEAFCFYIGFILVQHGKATFEDVFKVFLSLSVAIGTVADSNGMSLDISRAMEAIASAFSTIDGTPKIDSSSDQGVTPLHIDGNIDFHSVNFTYSTRPDIQIFKNLSFSIPAKKVVAIVGESGSGKSTIINLIERFYDPDSGYIYFDGLDIKGLNVNWLRQQIGLVSQEAVVFNESIRTNIAYGKQEHVSEEEIIEAANAANAHKFISSLPEGYNTCVGEKGVQLSGGQKQRIAIARAILKKPKILLLDEATSALDAESEHAVQVALQNVMVDKTTIVVSHRLAFIRKSDIIFVLKNGVLVEQGSHDVLMNLPNGSYASLVAYSLSK, encoded by the exons ATGCAAGCTGGAAATATTGTTGAACAAACCATTGGAGCCATTAGAATG GTTGCATCTTTCACAGGGGAGAAGCATGCTATTGCAAAATACAACGAAAAGCTGAAAATTGTATATGAAGCTAGTACTCGACAAGGATTGGCATTAGGATTAGGAGTTGGTACAATATTTGCTGTTCTATTTGGGTCTTATGGATTTGCATCTTGGTACGGATCCAAATTGATCATGCACAATGATTATAATGGTGGACAAGTGATCGGTATAATTATAGCAACAACCAGTGCTGCAAT GGCACTGGCTCAAGCTTCATCTTTCATGAGAAAGTTCTCGGCAGGCAAAGCTGCAGCTCATAAGATGTTTGAAACCATCAAACGCGAGTCGAAAATTGACCCTTCTAGTATTACTGGGATGGTATTACAAGATATTAAAGGAGAAATTGAGTTTAAAGATGTGTATTTCAAGTACCCATCTAGACCTGATGTTGAGATATTTAGTGGACTTTCACTACATGTTGGAACAAAAACAACACTAGCCATTGTAGGAGAAAGTGGAAGTGGGAAATCAACGGTCATTAGTCTGATTGAGAGGTTCTATGATCCTGATTCTGGTGAAATACTTGTGGATGGCTTTAACTTGAACAATCTGAAGATCAGTTGGTTAAGAGAGCAGATTGGTCTAGTCAGTCAAGAACCTATTCTCTTTGCAACTAGTATTAAGGAGAACATAGCATATGGTAAAGAAAATGCAACAGATGAGGATATTAGATCTGCTATTGAGCTTGCTAATGCTGCTGAATTCGTTGACAAACTGCCTAAG GGGCTTGGCACCATAGTAGGGGAACGTGGTTGTCAACTATCAGGCGGACAAAAGCAAAGGATTGCAATTGCAAGGGCTATAgtgaaaaatccaaaaattctACTTCTTGATGAACCCACTAGTGCATTGGATACGAGATCTGAACATATAATCCAAGAGGCTCTCATTAAAGTCATGTCTAACAGAACAACCATAGTGGTAGCACATCGTTTAACCACTATCAAGAATGCTGATGAGATTGCTGTTTTCTCTTTGGGCAAAATTCTGGAGAAAG GAACACATGAAGAGCTCATACAAAATAAGGAAGGTGCTTATTCCCAACTAGTTCGCCTCCAACACGTTGAGGACCCTAATTCTCATGCCAAAATTTTAGAAGAAGCTAGTGATTGTACCAATGGAGTTTCATCCTCTGACTTTTTCATTCCTAAAACCAGTAACATGCATGATACTGAAGATGATGATGAGAGGATTAGcactaataaaataaacaagaaGCCTACCAAAGTTTCTCTTAAAAGGCTTGCCTACCTGAGCAAGCCAGAGTTGCCTGCTTTATTGCTCGGAAGTATAGGTGCCATTATATATGGCATAGCTTTCCCAGTTTTTGGCTTTTTAAATGCAAAATCGATCGTAATGTTTTATGAACCTCCAAAGATGATGCAAAAGGATTCTATTGTTTGGGCTGTGTTGTTTATGATTCTTGGAGTCATAACTCTTGTAGGTTCACTGCTTCAAAATTACTTCCTTGGTATTGCTGGGGGTAAATTGATTGAACGAATATCTTCCATGTCATTTGGAAAGGTTGTGAACCAAGAAATTAGCTGGTTTGATGACCCTGCCAATTCCAG TGGTGCAGTGAGTGCAAGATTATCAACCAATGCGACCACAATTGAAGCTATTATCGGTGAAGCCTTTGCCTCTGCCATCAGAAACATTGCAACAATCCTAGCAGCACTATTTATAGCATTTACAGCTAATTGGATTTTGGCATTTGTAGTTATTGCTGTCTCACCCTTGCTATTTTTCCAAGGCTATGTTAATTTCAAGTATATGAACGGTTTTAGTAGTGAAGAAAAG GATACATATGAACAAGCAAGTAAAGTGGCACATGAAGCTGTCAGCAATATGAGAACAATTGCATCATTTTGTGCAGAAAAGAAGGTGACAGATTTGTATGAAAAGAAATGCAGAGGTCCTAAGGAACAAGGTGTTCGAAACGGATTTCTCAGGGGTAGTAGTTATGGTTTCTCATTCTTTATACTTTATTGCACAGAAGCTTTTTGTTTTTACATTGGATTTATTCTTGTGCAACATGGCAAGGCAACATTTGAGGATGTTTTTAAG GTTTTCCTTTCATTATCTGTAGCAATAGGTACAGTTGCTGACAGCAACGGAATGTCTCTGGATATCAGTAGAGCTATGGAAGCTATAGCGTCGGCATTCTCCACCATTGACGGAACACCAAAAATTGACTCTTCCAGTGATCAAGGTGTAACACCTTTGCACATAGATGGAAATATTGATTTTCACAGTGTCAATTTCACATACTCAACACGACCAgatatccaaattttcaaaaatctaTCCTTCAGTATTCCTGCAAAGAAG GTTGTTGCTATAGTTGGGGAGAGTGGCAGTGGGAAATCAACAATAATCAACCTGATAGAAAGATTTTACGATCCCGATTCTGGGTACATATATTTTGATGGTTTAGACATCAAGGGCTTGAATGTAAACTGGCTCAGACAACAAATAGGATTAGTAAGCCAAGAAGCTGTAGTTTTCAACGAAAGCATTCGAACAAACATAGCATACGGTAAGCAAGAGCACGTAAGTGAGGAAGAGATAATCGAAGCAGCAAACGCAGCAAATGCACACAAATTTATTAGCTCATTACCAGAGGGATATAATACCTGTGTAGGTGAAAAAGGGGTTCAGTTGTCTGGTGGGCAGAAACAAAGAATTGCCATAGCAAGAGCAATACTGAAGAAGCCGAAAATTCTTTTACTCGATGAGGCAACGAGCGCACTCGACGCTGAGTCGGAGCATGCGGTTCAAGTTGCATTGCAAAATGTTATGGTAGATAAAACAACAATTGTCGTTTCTCATCGGCTTGCATTTATTCGAAAGTCTGATATTATTTTTGTGCTTAAGAATGGCGTTTTGGTTGAACAAGGGAGTCATGATGTACTCATGAACTTGCCTAATGGTTCTTATGCGTCTTTAGTTGCTTACTCTTTGTCAAAATAa